The window CCACGACGAACTGCGCGTCGTCGTCCCCGCCGTCGGCCGCTTCCAGCGCCTCGGCGGCCGCCGCCACGTCCGCCTCCGCGTCGCCCGAGTCGACATGCACGGAGGCCGCCTTGGCCAGCGCCACGCCCCCGGCGATCCGCACCTCACCCAGCGCCGACGGCTCCAGCCCTCGGTCGGGATCGGCGACCGCCGCCCCGTCGGGCACGTCGACGGCGACCACGACCCGGCGCCGCACCGCCCTGGACTCCGCCGCCAGCAGCCGCAGCGAGGCCAGCGCGGCCCGGTTCAGCGCCGCGTACTCCAACTCCTCGATGTCGTCGGAGAGATACCACTCGCGCAACGCGGGCGTGACGCCGTACGCGACGAGCGGCCCGGTCCCCAGCTCACCCGTCTTGTAGGCCTCGGCGAGACCGGGGAGGGTCAGGGGGACGTAGACGCGCATGGCCGACCACTTTCGTTGTTCGTAAGGCTCCGCAAGGACTCGGAAGAGCGGGTCCCGCACCTCCGGTCCCGCACCTCCCGGACGGCCTTCAGGATACGTGCGGGCGTCCCCTTTCGAGTCCCCACCACCACCCCGCCCGGCGTCCACTGCGGTCCGGAAATTCACCCGGTGCAGGCCCGCCATCACGGCCCTCCGCGTCCGCGGATCACCCAGATAAGTGAACATTCCGGCCGCCCACCCCGAGCCCCCGCTTCCTTGCCGTCGACCCCCAGAACCCCGTACAAGATCACCAACCGCGAAGTTACTGCCCGGTATCAACCGGGTTCAGCGAACGGGGAACTCCATGAACAAGGTCATGACCAGGGCACAGCACCGCCCCGGCACCCGCCCGCCCAGCCGCCGCGACACCCGCCGCCCCGGCGGGATCCCACCCCGCACACCGAGCCACGGCGCATCCCGTACGACGTCGCCCGACGGCCCCCCACCGAACTCCCCGGGCACGACGGAAACCCTCACCCGCACAAGGCCCACCGACAACCGGCCGCCCACCGCCGCGGGGAGCATCGCCTCTCCCGCCCACGTCCATCCACGGGCTGCGACGTCCACGGCACCTGCGGGCAGCCGCGCCGTCGGGCCGACCCCCGTCCCAGAACGGTGCGGCACCCCGCCGGCGTCGGTCCACGCGGCCCACCCGACCGCCCCAGCCCCGACGGGGGACGCTCCGCAAGCCCCGGCGAGGCACGGGGCCCACACACCCCACCTCGTCCCGGCACAAGCCTCCCGCGGGCCGGTCACCCAGCTCCCCCAACCCCGCCCCACCGACGTCTTCGCCGACCGCCTGCTCCTGGTCCTGAGCGGCCAGCGCCCCGTCCACTCGATGCTCCGCCACACCGTCGGCCGCGCCTACGACGAACTCGCCTGGCTCGCGGAACGCGGCCCCCTGCGCGCCCGCGGCACCCGCCCCGTCGTCCGCGACATCGGATACTTCGAGCCCCGCCCGGGAGCCATCGAGGCCTTCGCCCGCATCGGCGCCGGCGACCAACTGCGCGCCATGGCATTCCGCCTGGAGCAGGGCGGGGA of the Streptomyces sp. T12 genome contains:
- a CDS encoding Rv3235 family protein codes for the protein MNKVMTRAQHRPGTRPPSRRDTRRPGGIPPRTPSHGASRTTSPDGPPPNSPGTTETLTRTRPTDNRPPTAAGSIASPAHVHPRAATSTAPAGSRAVGPTPVPERCGTPPASVHAAHPTAPAPTGDAPQAPARHGAHTPHLVPAQASRGPVTQLPQPRPTDVFADRLLLVLSGQRPVHSMLRHTVGRAYDELAWLAERGPLRARGTRPVVRDIGYFEPRPGAIEAFARIGAGDQLRAMAFRLEQGGDLRWRCTAVELGGPRRPRPDED